From a single Poecilia reticulata strain Guanapo linkage group LG2, Guppy_female_1.0+MT, whole genome shotgun sequence genomic region:
- the LOC103476989 gene encoding putative claudin-24 has protein sequence MDWSVGTVEMLGVLLSAGGWLCSLCTTMMPFWLTLSTDLLPTESLEVGLWKTCVIQDLGLQECRRYNSLLGLPPDIKLARILMCAALGFGLMGSVLAVLGLNLINSCCRKVDDRSFKKVLKTAGGTLSLAAGILVLVPVSYIAHLTVVRFFDESVPDVVPRWEFGDSLFCGWTAGVLHLMAGMLLLISSLYLQEQNRNLPVRIPLFPVSQRQQSVRISTEYI, from the coding sequence ATGGACTGGAGTGTTGGGACTGTGGAGATGCTGGGGGTTCTGCTGTCAGCAGGGGGCTGGCTTTGCTCTCTGTGCACAACTATGATGCCGTTCTGGCTGACACTCTCCACAGACCTGCTCCCCACTGAGAGTTTGGAGGTGGGACTGTGGAAGACCTGCGTTATCCAGGACTTGGGTCTGCAGGAATGTCGACGGTACAACAGCCTGCTGGGTCTGCCGCCAGACATCAAGCTGGCCCGGATTCTGATGTGTGCTGCTCTGGGTTTTGGGCTCATGGGCTCGGTGCTAGCCGTCCTGGGCCTGAACCTGATCAACAGCTGCTGTCGGAAGGTGGATGACCGAAGCTTTAAGAAGGTCCTGAAGACAGCAGGTGGGACGCTGAGCCTGGCAGCTGGAATACTGGTCCTGGTCCCAGTCTCCTACATAGCTCACCTGACTGTGGTGCGATTCTTTGACGAGTCTGTGCCGGATGTGGTGCCTCGCTGGGAGTTCGGCGATTCTCTGTTCTGTGGCTGGACAGCTGGAGTTCTGCACCTGATGGCGggaatgctgctgctgatttcTTCTTTGTATCTGCAGGAGCAGAACCGGAATCTACCCGTCCGCATCCCTCTTTTCCCAGTGTCCCAGAGACAACAGTCAGTCAGAATCAGTACAGAGTACATCTAG
- the hesx1 gene encoding homeobox expressed in ES cells 1, with the protein MTLVGPGRHFMKNLMMTPQNSSTRKGTDRTICVSVKLKKLLGSDIMEYTVTPLKEERHSAFYIDQILGLDQENSGKNLKLHRPWTELGAEMGKREKSFCCKQNICYQAPLQNQTGPKLSWYTGRRPRTAFSSSQVNVLEMVFQVDCYPGIQLREQLAGRLDLDEDRIQIWFQNRRAKLRRSLRETRLQLVQTAMMELKMRPEAGHRPEERHLPPPLHCDAEYEE; encoded by the exons ATGACGCTCGTAGGCCCAGGCagacattttatgaagaatttaATGATGACTCCACAGAACTCAAGCACAAGGAAGGGAACAGACAG GACTATTTGCGTGTCAGTGAAGTTAAAGAAACTCCTCGGTTCAGACATAATGGAATACACTGTGACTCCCTTGAAGGAAGAACGCCACTCAGCATTTTATATTGATCAGATTCTGGGTTTGGATCAGGAAAACTCTGGGAAGAATCTAAAACTACACCGACCCTGGACAG AACTTGGAGCAGAGAtggggaagagagagaaaagtttctgctgtaaacaaaacatttgttatcAAGCTCCACTGCAAAACCAAACTGGACCCAAACTAAGCTGGTATACTGGACGACGGCCGCGCACAGCCTTCAGCAGCAGCCAG GTGAATGTTCTGGAGATGGTGTTCCAGGTCGACTGCTATCCAGGGATCCAGCTGAGGGAGCAGCTGGCAGGGAGGCTGGACCTGGACGAGGACCGAATCCAG atctggttccagaaccgaCGAGCAAAATTGAGGCGTTCACTCAGAGAGACCCgactgcagctggttcagacgGCCATGATGGAGCTGAAGATGAGGCCGGAGGCTGGACACCGCCCAGAGGAGCgtcaccttcctcctcctcttcactgTGATGCAGAGTATGAGGAGTGA
- the ddrgk1 gene encoding DDRGK domain-containing protein 1 has translation MDIVLYILAAAVLLVLIVFALKVQRKAQEADQEQRRDVVRAAAVPLRAPEERGAGMPRRRRNLAAVMANRRPQRPEEEEEPVGDEEAELQAAQPTAKIGAKKQKKLEEKQAKKAQREAEMEEREERKRMQELREQEKRQEEERERKLEQKQEEDERRVKEEQERREEEEYLKLKASFIIEDQGEQEQLSEDQSRSLLQDFIEYIQKSKVVLLENLASHFGMRTQDAIARLQDLLAEGTLTGVIDDRGKFIFITPEELDLVAQFIRQRGRVSITELAQASNSLINLEPESCSSA, from the exons ATGGACATAGTGCTGTATATTCTAGCTGCTGCGGTCCTTCTCGTCCTCATTGTGTTCGCGCTGAAGGTACAGAGGAAAGCACAGGAAG CTGATCAGGAGCAGAGGAGAGATGTTGTCCGAGCAGCGGCGGTCCCATTGCGGGCCCCAGAGGAGCGGGGAGCCGGGATGCCCCGCAGGAGGAGGAACCTGGCAGCTGTAATGGCCAACAGGCGGCCTCAGAGACCAGAGGAGG AAGAGGAGCCTGTAGGAGATGAGGAGGCAGAGCTGCAGGCTGCCCAGCCAACAGCAAAAATCGGAGCCAAGAAGCAAAAGAAGTTGGAGGAGAAACAGGCCAAGAAAGCCCAAAGAGAG GCAGAGATGGAGGAGcgggaggagaggaagaggatgcaGGAGCTCAGAGAGCAGGAGAAACgtcaggaggaggagagggaacggaagctggagcagaaacag GAAGAGGACGAGCGGCGCGttaaagaggagcaggagcggcgagaggaggaggagtacTTGAAGCTCAAAGCTTCATTCATCATTGAGGACCAGGGAGAGCAGGAGCAGCTGTCAGAGGACCAG TCCCGCAGCCTCCTGCAGGACTTCATAGAATATATCCAG AAGTCTAAAGTGGTTCTCCTTGAGAACCTGGCTTCTCATTTCGGGATGAGAACACAGGACGCGATCGCCAGGCTGCAGGACCTGTTAGCTGAGGGCACACTCACAG GTGTGATCGACGACAGAGGGAAGTTCATCTTCATCACTCCAGAGGAGCTGGACTTGGTGGCTCAGTTCATCAGACAGAGAGGCAGAGTCTCCATCACTGAGCTGGCTCAGGCCAGCAACTCCCTCATCAACCTGGAGCCtgagagctgcagctctgcttga
- the cars2 gene encoding probable cysteine--tRNA ligase, mitochondrial yields MIRSGKALCGVLISSCCVPVRHSVSGKAWITPKGFDTGIKTFNSLTKQKEALILAREGTATWYSCGPTVYDHAHLGHACSYVRFDILQRILTRLFGVTVIHAMVITDIDDKIIRRSWEENVSPDVISRMYEEKFKRDMLSLKVAPPAVYLRVTENMHHIVAFIEGIIRNGHAYATKEGDVYFDVQSIGDRYGKFVGAISPPGQSGSSNKRDSRDFALWKRSKAQEPHWESPWGRGRPGWHIECSTVASHMFGSQLDIHSGGIDLAFPHHENEIAQSEAFHQCGQWANYFLHSGHLHHKGSAEKMSKSLKNYITIKDFLQSHTAEEFRMFCLSTKYRSAIDYSDGSMSEARTSLETILTFISAAQAYMKGQLHCPPMQEDLLWQRLTEAKSNILTALADDFDTPRAVGALMKLVYHGNCQLQPVSTAEGGVRSPAVFGAMLTYIRDVLDVFGIDLLHSREADVLSSDGNLQAVVEQLTRFRSEVRQFALTHQDSQDKKSDLYPDRIPLLKSCDSLRKDLAPLGVVIKDRGATSTWEIKQTQSGQTTTRTSKHEK; encoded by the exons ATGATCCGGAGTGGAAAGGCCCTCTGCGGGGTCCTCATCTCAAGCTGCTGTGTCCCTGTCAGGCACAGTGTTTCAGGGAAGGCCTGGATCACTCCTAAAGGCTTTGACACGGGAATAAAGACCTTCAACAGCCTGACCAAACAGAAAGAAGCTCTGATCCTAGCAAGAGAAGGAACAGCCACCTG GTACAGCTGTGGACCTACAGTGTATGACCATGCTCACCTGGGCCATGCATG TTCTTATGTCAGGTTTGACATCCTGCAGAGAATCCTGACCAGGTTGTTTGGCGTCACCGTGATCCACGCCATGGTCATCACTGACATTGATGACAAAATCATCAGAAGAAGTTGGGAG gaaaatgtttctccAGATGTAATTTCCAGAATGTATGAGGAGAAATTCAAGAGGGATATGCTGTCATTAAAG GTGGCTCCCCCTGCTGTGTATCTAAGAGTCACAGAGAATATGCATCATATTGTTGCATTTATTGAAGGGATCATCAGAAATGGGCATGCTTATGCCACAAAGGAAG GCGATGTATATTTTGACGTGCAGTCCATTGGTGACCGCTATGGGAAGTTTGTTGGAGCTATTAGTCCTCCTGGACAGTCTG GTAGCTCAAACAAACGAGACTCCAGGGATTTTGCTCTGTGGAAGCGCTCTAAAGCTCAGGAGCCACACTGGGAATCTCCGTGGGGCCGAGGAAGACCCGGCTGGCATATCGAGTGCTCCACTGTTGCCAG TCACATGTTTGGGAGTCAGCTGGATATTCACTCTGGAGGAATCGACCTGGCCTTTCCACACCATGAGAACGAGATCGCTCAGAGTGAAGCGTTTCATCAGTGTGGACAGTGGGCCAACTACTTCCTTCATTCAG GTCATTTACACCATAAAGGCAGTGcagaaaaaatgtctaaatctCTGAAGAACTATATCACTATCAAG GATTTTCTACAGTCTCACACTGCTGAAGAGTTTCGGATGTTTTGTCTGTCGACCAAATATAGATCTG CTATAGATTACAGTGACGGCAGCATGTCAGAGGCCCGCACCTCTCTGGAAACCATCCTTACCTTCATTAGCGCCGCTCAGGCCTACATGAAGGGTCAGCTCCACTGTCCACCTATGCAGGAGGATCTTCTCTGGCAGAG ACTGACTGAAGCTAAATCCAACATCCTGACAGCACTAGCAGATGACTTTGACACACCCAGAGCCGTCGGTGCACTGATGAAGTTGGTTTATCATGGAAATTGCCAGCTGCAGCCAGTTTCTACG gCAGAGGGAGGCGTTCGGAGCCCAGCGGTGTTTGGAGCCATGCTGACCTACATCAGAGATGTGCTGGACGTGTTCGGGATCGACCTGCTGCACAGTCGG gAGGCTGACGTGCTGAGCAGCGATGGAAATCTGCAGGCTGTGGTGGAGCAGTTGACTCGTTTCAGAAGCGAAGTCAGACAGTTCGCGCTCACCCATCAGGACTCTCAGGATAAGAAATCTGACTTGTACCCAGACAGAATCCCCCTCCTGAAATCCTGCGACTCCCTCAGGAAGGATCTGGCCCCATTAGGAGTGGTGATAAAG GACAGAGGAGCGACGTCCACCTGGGAGATAAAGCAGACTCAGAGTGGACAAACCACAACCCGCACcagcaaacatgaaaaataa